A genomic region of Janthinobacterium lividum contains the following coding sequences:
- a CDS encoding acetyl/propionyl/methylcrotonyl-CoA carboxylase subunit alpha, giving the protein MFTKILIANRGEIACRVAATARRMGIQTVAVYSEADANAKHVAVCDEAVLIGPAPAKESYLCGDKIIAVALATGAQAIHPGYGFLSENADFADACHAAGLIFIGPPASAMRAMGSKSAAKSLMEKANVPLVPGYHGEEQDADFLHGQADKIGYPVLLKASAGGGGKGMRVIEHADDFKAALASCKREAISSFGDDKVLAEKYLSRPRHIEIQVFADTLGNCIYLFERDCSVQRRHQKVLEEAPAPGMPADRRAAMGEAAVAAAKAVGYVGAGTVEFIANQDGSFYFMEMNTRLQVEHPVTEMITGTDLVEWQLRVAFGEPLPKKQSELTIHGHAIEARIYAENPEKGFLPSIGTLRHMQSPSAVTFELGGTVVPASVRIDSGVREGDAISPFYDPMIAKLIVWGADRREALARMAQALADYQIVGLASNIAFLKRLVEGQAFASADLDTGLIERNQASLFPALQAAPDTALALASVALLLEEKAAAEAQSANRADPWGNALGWRLNSTLGRSLAFADEFALTGDSKAYAARIAYKTDGWLFNGQPLTLTARKGLELHIKLGERAVHGTVLRDGEQFHVFSGGLHYTLHYSDPMAHAGEVEAEGGRLTAPMPGKVVAVLVNKGQDVKKGEPLVIMEAMKMEHTIAAPHDGLVEDVLYAVGDQVADGAPLLAFKAAA; this is encoded by the coding sequence ATGTTCACTAAAATCCTGATCGCCAACCGCGGCGAAATCGCCTGCCGTGTCGCCGCTACCGCGCGCCGCATGGGCATCCAGACTGTCGCCGTCTATTCGGAAGCGGACGCCAATGCCAAGCACGTCGCCGTGTGCGACGAGGCCGTGTTGATCGGCCCCGCGCCGGCCAAGGAAAGCTATCTGTGCGGCGACAAGATCATCGCCGTGGCGCTGGCAACAGGAGCGCAGGCGATTCACCCCGGCTACGGCTTCCTCTCCGAGAACGCCGACTTCGCCGACGCCTGCCACGCGGCAGGCCTGATCTTCATCGGCCCGCCGGCGTCCGCCATGCGCGCCATGGGTTCGAAGTCGGCCGCCAAGTCGCTGATGGAAAAAGCCAATGTGCCGCTGGTGCCCGGCTACCACGGCGAGGAACAGGATGCGGACTTTTTGCACGGCCAAGCCGACAAGATCGGCTACCCCGTGCTGCTGAAGGCTTCGGCCGGCGGCGGCGGCAAGGGCATGCGCGTGATCGAGCATGCCGATGATTTCAAGGCCGCGCTGGCCTCGTGCAAGCGCGAAGCGATCAGCTCTTTCGGCGACGACAAGGTGCTGGCCGAAAAATACCTGTCGCGCCCGCGGCATATCGAAATCCAGGTGTTCGCCGATACCCTGGGTAACTGCATCTACCTGTTCGAGCGCGATTGCTCGGTGCAGCGCCGCCATCAAAAGGTGCTGGAAGAAGCGCCGGCGCCCGGCATGCCGGCTGACCGCCGCGCGGCCATGGGCGAGGCGGCCGTCGCCGCCGCCAAGGCTGTCGGCTATGTGGGTGCGGGCACGGTGGAATTCATCGCCAACCAGGATGGTTCGTTCTACTTCATGGAGATGAACACGCGCCTGCAGGTCGAGCATCCGGTGACGGAAATGATCACCGGCACGGACCTGGTGGAATGGCAGTTGCGCGTCGCCTTTGGCGAGCCGCTGCCGAAAAAACAGAGCGAACTGACGATCCACGGCCACGCCATCGAGGCGCGCATCTATGCGGAAAATCCGGAAAAGGGCTTTTTGCCATCGATCGGCACCCTGCGCCACATGCAGTCGCCATCGGCCGTCACGTTCGAACTGGGTGGCACGGTCGTTCCAGCGTCCGTGCGCATCGATTCCGGCGTGCGCGAAGGCGACGCGATTTCGCCGTTCTACGACCCGATGATCGCCAAGCTGATCGTCTGGGGCGCGGACCGCCGCGAAGCGCTGGCACGCATGGCGCAGGCGCTGGCCGATTACCAGATCGTCGGCCTGGCCAGCAATATCGCCTTCCTGAAACGCCTGGTCGAAGGCCAGGCGTTTGCCAGCGCCGACCTCGATACGGGCCTCATCGAACGCAATCAAGCGTCGCTGTTCCCCGCCCTGCAGGCGGCGCCCGACACGGCCCTGGCGCTGGCGTCCGTCGCCCTGCTGCTGGAAGAAAAAGCGGCCGCCGAAGCACAGTCGGCCAACCGCGCCGACCCGTGGGGCAATGCCCTGGGCTGGCGCTTGAACAGCACCCTGGGACGCAGCCTGGCGTTTGCCGATGAATTCGCGCTCACTGGCGACAGCAAGGCCTATGCCGCGCGCATCGCCTACAAGACGGATGGCTGGCTGTTCAACGGCCAGCCCCTGACCCTGACGGCGCGCAAAGGCCTGGAACTGCACATCAAGCTCGGCGAGCGTGCCGTGCATGGCACCGTGCTGCGCGACGGGGAACAGTTCCACGTATTCAGCGGCGGCTTGCACTACACACTGCACTACAGCGATCCGATGGCCCATGCGGGCGAAGTGGAAGCGGAAGGCGGGCGCCTGACGGCGCCGATGCCGGGCAAGGTCGTCGCCGTGCTGGTCAACAAAGGACAGGACGTCAAGAAGGGCGAGCCTTTGGTCATCATGGAAGCGATGAAGATGGAACACACGATCGCCGCACCGCACGATGGCTTGGTGGAAGACGTGCTGTATGCCGTTGGCGACCAGGTGGCCGATGGCGCGCCGCTGCTGGCCTTCAAGGCTGCCGCGTAA
- the bioF gene encoding 8-amino-7-oxononanoate synthase, producing MELIARLQQQLQGLEERSLIRRRRTVDTPCAPRLTVDGRAMLAFCSNDYLGLASHPRIVAALKEGADLYGAGSGASHLISGHSRAHAQLEERLATFVGANLEQARALYFCTGYMANLAVLTALSAGDPDAEIFSEALNHASLIDGTRLARVKTRVYPHADLDALAALLAASTAQTKIVVTDSVFSMDGDLAPLPALLALCEQHGAWLVVDDAHGFGALGTHGRGALEHFDLHSPYLVYVGTLGKSAGVGGAFVAAHEAVIDTLIQKARPYIFTTAAAPALAHALLASLDIIAGEEGKQRRMHLAALVAQWNDGLQLQRWQALPSVTAIQPVIIGENADMLDIAATLYQQGLWVGAIRPPTVPAGTARLRVTLSAGHTAQEVAQLINAVNTLERNRHEP from the coding sequence ATGGAACTGATCGCGCGATTACAACAGCAGCTGCAAGGACTGGAAGAGCGCAGCCTGATCCGCCGCCGCCGTACCGTCGACACGCCGTGCGCGCCGCGCCTGACGGTGGACGGGCGCGCCATGCTGGCCTTTTGCAGCAATGACTACCTGGGCCTGGCGTCGCATCCGCGCATCGTCGCCGCGCTGAAAGAGGGCGCCGACCTGTATGGCGCCGGCAGCGGCGCTTCGCATTTGATCAGCGGCCATAGCCGCGCCCACGCGCAGCTGGAAGAACGGCTGGCCACATTTGTCGGCGCCAACCTGGAACAGGCGCGCGCGCTGTATTTCTGCACCGGCTACATGGCGAATCTGGCCGTGCTCACGGCCCTGTCGGCGGGCGACCCGGACGCGGAAATCTTCTCGGAAGCGCTGAACCACGCCTCGCTGATCGATGGCACGCGCCTGGCCCGCGTGAAGACACGCGTGTATCCGCACGCCGACCTCGATGCCCTGGCGGCCCTGCTGGCAGCCAGCACGGCACAAACGAAAATCGTCGTCACCGACAGCGTCTTCAGCATGGATGGCGACCTGGCGCCGCTGCCCGCGTTGCTGGCCCTGTGCGAACAACATGGCGCCTGGCTGGTGGTCGACGACGCGCACGGCTTCGGCGCGCTGGGAACCCATGGCCGCGGGGCGCTCGAACACTTCGACCTGCATTCGCCCTACCTCGTGTACGTGGGCACCCTGGGCAAATCGGCCGGCGTGGGCGGCGCCTTTGTTGCCGCGCATGAGGCCGTGATCGACACCCTGATCCAGAAGGCCCGCCCGTACATCTTCACCACGGCGGCAGCGCCGGCGCTCGCGCATGCGCTGCTGGCCAGCCTCGACATCATCGCCGGTGAAGAAGGAAAACAACGCCGGATGCACCTGGCGGCGCTGGTGGCGCAATGGAACGACGGCTTGCAGCTGCAGCGCTGGCAAGCCTTGCCATCCGTGACCGCCATCCAGCCCGTCATCATTGGCGAGAATGCGGACATGCTGGACATCGCCGCCACCCTGTACCAGCAGGGCCTGTGGGTCGGTGCCATCCGCCCGCCCACCGTGCCAGCGGGGACGGCGCGCCTGCGCGTGACCCTGTCGGCCGGCCACACGGCGCAGGAAGTGGCGCAATTGATCAACGCAGTCAACACCCTGGAAAGGAATCGCCATGAGCCTTGA
- a CDS encoding hydroxymethylglutaryl-CoA lyase, with the protein MHAQASLPKQVKIVEVGPRDGLQNEKDTISAAVKIELVDRLTLAGFANIEAASFVSPKWVPQMATSAEVMEKIARRAGTIYSALTPNMQGFEAALAAKADEVVIFGSASEAFSQKNINCSIAESIARFEGVAKAAKEHGLRLRGSISCAFGCPYQGDVPLDAVADVVGRMRDLGCDEIDIADTIGVATPRKTQAVMQRAIAAFHVGGLSGHFHDTYGQALANIYASLETGIAIYHSSVSGLGGCPYAKGATGNVATEDVLYMMQGLGIATGIDLDLVVDAGQFISQQLGRKGSSRAGNAIAAKRLAA; encoded by the coding sequence ATGCATGCTCAAGCTAGTTTGCCGAAACAGGTCAAGATCGTCGAAGTAGGTCCGCGCGACGGCCTGCAAAACGAGAAGGACACCATCAGCGCCGCCGTCAAGATCGAACTGGTCGACCGCCTGACCCTGGCCGGCTTCGCCAATATCGAGGCGGCATCGTTCGTCTCGCCGAAATGGGTGCCGCAGATGGCCACCAGCGCGGAAGTGATGGAAAAGATCGCGCGCCGCGCCGGCACGATCTATTCCGCGCTGACGCCGAACATGCAGGGTTTCGAGGCGGCGCTGGCGGCGAAGGCCGATGAAGTGGTGATCTTCGGCTCCGCCTCCGAGGCGTTCTCGCAAAAGAACATCAACTGCTCGATCGCCGAATCGATCGCCCGCTTCGAAGGCGTGGCGAAGGCGGCCAAGGAACACGGTCTGCGCCTGCGCGGCAGCATCAGCTGCGCCTTCGGCTGCCCCTACCAGGGCGATGTGCCGCTGGACGCCGTGGCCGACGTGGTGGGCCGCATGCGCGACCTCGGCTGCGACGAGATCGACATCGCCGACACCATCGGCGTGGCCACGCCGCGCAAAACGCAGGCGGTGATGCAACGCGCCATCGCAGCCTTCCACGTGGGCGGCCTGTCCGGCCACTTCCACGACACCTATGGCCAGGCGCTGGCGAATATCTACGCCAGCCTGGAAACGGGTATCGCGATCTATCACTCGTCCGTATCCGGCCTGGGCGGCTGCCCCTACGCCAAGGGCGCCACCGGCAATGTGGCGACCGAAGACGTGCTGTACATGATGCAGGGACTGGGGATTGCCACCGGCATCGACCTCGACCTCGTGGTCGATGCGGGGCAGTTCATCTCGCAGCAGCTGGGACGCAAGGGTTCCAGCCGGGCGGGCAATGCCATCGCGGCGAAACGCCTCGCTGCGTAG
- the rsmI gene encoding 16S rRNA (cytidine(1402)-2'-O)-methyltransferase, whose product MTVQEISSIASLPIMTEAAHQVYPIATLYIVATPIGNVTDISLRALHLLSLADAVACEDTRNTAHLLTRFGLNKPLIAAHQHNEREVAQTLIARLHAGERIALVSDAGTPAVSDPGARIVDAVRAAGLRVLPLPGPSAAITAISASGLLNDQFYFVGFLPAKAKQRENMLHSLRGVTATMVFYEAPHRILDCATALVEAFEPTRQVVFARELTKLFEEIHRCPLSEAEAWIRADAHREKGEFVVLLEGATEAQDAEDVEAERILNILLAECSVKQAANLTAQITGRKKNALYERALQLKGQE is encoded by the coding sequence ATGACCGTACAAGAAATCAGTTCCATCGCCAGCCTGCCCATCATGACAGAGGCGGCGCACCAGGTCTATCCTATCGCAACATTGTATATAGTGGCCACGCCGATCGGCAATGTGACCGATATCAGCCTGCGCGCGCTGCATCTGCTGAGCCTTGCCGATGCCGTCGCCTGTGAAGATACGCGCAACACGGCGCACCTGCTGACGCGCTTTGGCCTGAACAAGCCGTTAATTGCGGCGCATCAACATAACGAGCGCGAAGTGGCGCAGACCCTGATTGCCCGCCTGCACGCCGGCGAGCGCATCGCCCTCGTTTCCGACGCGGGCACGCCGGCCGTTTCCGACCCCGGCGCGCGCATCGTCGACGCCGTGCGCGCGGCCGGCCTGCGCGTGCTGCCCCTGCCCGGCCCTTCGGCGGCGATTACCGCCATTTCCGCCAGCGGCCTGTTGAATGACCAGTTTTACTTTGTCGGCTTCCTGCCAGCCAAGGCCAAGCAGCGCGAAAACATGCTGCACAGCCTGCGTGGCGTGACGGCAACGATGGTGTTTTACGAGGCGCCGCACCGCATCCTCGATTGCGCCACGGCCCTGGTGGAAGCGTTCGAGCCGACGCGCCAGGTGGTGTTCGCGCGCGAACTGACGAAACTGTTCGAGGAAATCCACCGCTGCCCCCTGTCGGAAGCGGAGGCGTGGATACGCGCCGATGCGCACCGCGAAAAGGGAGAGTTCGTCGTCCTGCTGGAAGGCGCCACGGAAGCGCAGGACGCGGAAGACGTGGAAGCGGAACGCATCCTGAACATTTTATTGGCCGAATGCAGCGTCAAGCAGGCGGCGAATTTGACGGCGCAAATCACGGGCCGCAAGAAAAACGCTCTGTATGAACGGGCGTTGCAGTTGAAGGGGCAGGAATAA
- the bioD gene encoding dethiobiotin synthase: MSLDDPIVAEVLADLAPAVQPAPAATGLPSRFACFVTGTDTEIGKTLTSSALLHALVARGVRACGMKPVAAGAEMRDGELHNEDADSLIAAGNVTMLRSLTTPYMLKEPAAPHIAAALEGVSIESVPILAAYLEIAAASDAVVVEGVGGFRVPLSPGFDSADLAQQLDLPVILVVGMRLGCISQALLTLEAVEARGLTVIGWVANTLEVEMRFLDENIDALIERIPAPLLGKVPRLAQPSAEAAAAYLDFSGLPNWPAQQSQN; encoded by the coding sequence ATGAGCCTTGATGATCCTATCGTGGCGGAAGTGCTGGCGGACCTGGCGCCGGCCGTGCAGCCGGCTCCGGCCGCCACCGGCCTGCCATCGCGCTTTGCCTGTTTCGTCACCGGCACCGACACGGAAATCGGCAAGACATTGACGTCGTCGGCCCTGCTGCACGCGCTGGTGGCGCGCGGCGTGCGCGCCTGCGGCATGAAGCCTGTCGCCGCCGGCGCCGAAATGCGCGACGGCGAACTGCATAATGAAGACGCCGACAGCCTGATCGCCGCCGGCAACGTCACCATGCTGCGCAGCCTGACGACGCCCTACATGCTGAAGGAGCCGGCCGCGCCGCACATCGCCGCCGCGCTCGAAGGCGTCAGCATCGAATCGGTGCCGATTCTGGCCGCCTACCTGGAAATCGCCGCCGCCTCGGACGCGGTCGTGGTCGAAGGCGTGGGCGGATTCCGCGTGCCGCTGTCTCCCGGCTTTGATTCGGCCGACCTGGCGCAGCAGCTCGATCTACCCGTGATCCTCGTGGTCGGCATGCGCCTGGGCTGCATCAGCCAGGCCTTGCTGACGCTGGAAGCCGTCGAGGCGCGCGGCTTGACGGTCATCGGCTGGGTCGCCAACACCCTGGAAGTGGAAATGCGCTTCCTCGACGAAAATATCGATGCGCTAATCGAGCGCATCCCCGCGCCGCTGCTGGGCAAGGTGCCGCGCCTGGCGCAACCGAGCGCGGAAGCGGCGGCGGCGTATCTCGATTTCAGCGGCTTGCCGAACTGGCCGGCGCAGCAGTCGCAGAACTAG
- a CDS encoding 2-hydroxyacid dehydrogenase — protein MRILLQRSDGKEAAWISDFRDLLPEADIIFWREGEAVAPCDYAVVWQPPAAMLPELAHVKAIFNTGAGVDALLKFGEALPAHVPLVRLDDAGMGVQMAEYVSHAVLRHFRRFDDYEAQGRAGIWQPLPAFDRVDFPVGVLGMGVLGTRVLQALAQFEFPLRGWSRSRKHVDGVQCYAGEEGLEAFLRGTRVLVCMLPLTPDTHNLLDRARLSMLLPGAYVINVARGAHIAEPDLLTLIRSGHIAGATLDVFRNEPLPQQHPFWQEPRITITPHISAATLRRESVAQIAAKMRRLQAGDSVAGIVNRLQGY, from the coding sequence ATGCGCATCCTTTTACAACGTTCGGACGGCAAGGAAGCGGCGTGGATCAGCGACTTCCGCGACTTGCTGCCCGAGGCCGACATTATCTTCTGGCGCGAAGGCGAAGCAGTGGCGCCGTGCGACTACGCCGTCGTGTGGCAGCCGCCCGCCGCCATGCTGCCCGAGCTGGCCCACGTGAAAGCCATCTTCAACACGGGTGCCGGCGTCGACGCGCTGTTGAAATTTGGCGAGGCGCTGCCCGCCCACGTGCCGCTGGTGCGCCTGGACGACGCGGGCATGGGCGTGCAGATGGCCGAATATGTGAGCCACGCCGTGCTGCGCCACTTCCGCCGTTTCGACGATTACGAGGCGCAGGGCCGCGCCGGTATCTGGCAACCGCTACCCGCATTCGACAGGGTGGATTTCCCCGTCGGCGTGCTGGGCATGGGCGTGCTGGGCACGCGCGTGCTGCAAGCACTGGCGCAGTTCGAATTCCCCTTGCGCGGATGGAGCCGCAGCCGCAAGCACGTCGATGGCGTGCAGTGCTATGCGGGCGAAGAGGGACTCGAAGCATTCCTGCGCGGCACGCGCGTGCTGGTGTGCATGCTGCCGCTCACGCCGGACACGCACAATCTGCTCGACCGCGCGCGCCTGTCGATGCTGCTGCCGGGCGCCTATGTCATCAACGTGGCGCGCGGCGCGCATATCGCCGAACCGGATCTGCTGACCCTGATCCGCTCCGGGCACATCGCCGGAGCGACGCTGGACGTGTTCCGCAACGAACCGCTGCCGCAGCAGCACCCGTTCTGGCAAGAACCACGCATCACCATCACGCCGCATATTTCGGCCGCCACCCTGCGCCGCGAAAGCGTGGCGCAGATCGCCGCCAAGATGCGCCGCCTGCAAGCCGGAGACTCTGTCGCCGGCATCGTCAACCGTTTGCAAGGATATTGA
- the bioB gene encoding biotin synthase BioB, whose product MSLVQEAAKTVELHRPAARITLPEAATWPIDDVLALFDLPFNDLMFKAQQTHRINFPDGDVELATLLSIKTGGCEEDCGYCPQAARYDTGVEAKKILDIDTVLDAARQAKANGATRFCMGAAWRGPKDRDMDKVEEMVSKVKALGLETCATLGMLEEGQADRLKNAGLDFYNHNLDTAPEFYDNVISTREYQDRLDTLGRVREAGLKVCCGGIVGMGETRLQRAGLIAQLANLNPYPESVPVNHLVQVEGTPLFGLEALDPFEFVRTIAVARITMPKARVRLSAGRRQMGEAVQAMCFLAGANSIFYGDKLLTTDNPEAEDDRTLLGKLGLQTRGAMLDSVQKEKCGC is encoded by the coding sequence ATGTCTTTAGTCCAAGAAGCAGCAAAAACCGTCGAACTGCACCGCCCTGCGGCGCGCATCACCCTGCCCGAAGCGGCCACCTGGCCCATCGATGATGTGCTGGCCCTGTTCGACCTGCCTTTCAATGACCTGATGTTCAAGGCCCAGCAAACGCACCGCATCAACTTCCCCGATGGCGACGTGGAACTGGCGACCCTGTTGTCGATCAAGACGGGCGGCTGCGAGGAAGACTGCGGCTATTGCCCGCAGGCGGCCCGCTACGACACGGGCGTGGAAGCGAAAAAAATCCTCGACATCGACACCGTGCTCGACGCGGCACGCCAGGCAAAAGCCAACGGCGCCACGCGCTTCTGCATGGGCGCCGCATGGCGCGGCCCGAAGGACCGCGACATGGACAAAGTCGAAGAGATGGTCAGCAAAGTGAAAGCGCTGGGCCTGGAAACCTGTGCGACTCTGGGCATGCTGGAAGAGGGACAAGCGGACCGCCTGAAAAACGCGGGCCTCGACTTCTATAACCACAACCTCGACACGGCGCCGGAATTCTACGACAACGTCATCTCGACGCGCGAATACCAGGACCGCCTGGACACCCTGGGCCGCGTGCGCGAAGCGGGCTTGAAAGTATGCTGCGGCGGCATCGTCGGCATGGGCGAAACACGTCTGCAACGCGCGGGCCTGATCGCCCAGCTGGCCAATCTGAATCCATATCCGGAATCGGTGCCCGTGAACCATCTGGTGCAAGTGGAAGGCACGCCATTGTTTGGCCTGGAAGCGCTCGACCCGTTTGAATTCGTGCGCACGATCGCCGTTGCCCGCATCACCATGCCGAAAGCGCGCGTGCGTTTGTCGGCCGGCCGCCGCCAGATGGGCGAAGCCGTGCAAGCCATGTGCTTCCTGGCTGGCGCCAACTCCATCTTCTACGGCGACAAGCTGCTCACCACCGACAACCCGGAAGCGGAAGACGACCGCACCTTGCTGGGCAAACTGGGCCTGCAGACGCGCGGCGCCATGCTGGACTCGGTACAGAAAGAGAAGTGCGGCTGCTGA